One Gammaproteobacteria bacterium genomic region harbors:
- a CDS encoding ATP-binding protein, translated as MLEKYLPHNSFKIDEKSFSLRDPHLLALSALKYQYSPHWWKNLTTSTPGIYILTGGRQVGKSTSCKLFIQHCIRQILYPSENILYLPCDEIFDQKQLSQVIRCFLQNIKTGPFLLIIDEVTYVPLWERVIKSLADEGAFYQGTCLLTGSDTLMLKEAAMSFPGRRGQSDVTDFHVYPLNFREYVSLMKNNVSPSEKELNDFFQQYLQCGGYLRAINDVAAHGKILSATFQTYEQWIRGDFLKQGKNEFYLMMLLDALISVGVSQVSFSALTQKIGSMSKETCLDYYRLLERMDVVFTMQAYDQNKKQGFPKKARKFHFMDPFIRHAVMQYLSREGRIFPAVEESMLVESVVASHCHRLQHTYYFKGQGEVDIILPKVDGLLAIEIKWANQVRSSDMKTLRQFPNRLLLTKHDGSNEIDGIRAMPIPMFLYNENDY; from the coding sequence CGCATCTTTTGGCGTTATCTGCTTTGAAGTATCAATATTCGCCTCATTGGTGGAAAAATCTGACTACTTCTACTCCAGGTATCTATATTTTGACAGGGGGAAGGCAAGTAGGAAAATCAACTTCCTGTAAGTTATTTATTCAACATTGCATAAGGCAAATATTATACCCTTCTGAGAATATCCTTTATTTGCCGTGTGATGAAATTTTTGATCAAAAGCAATTAAGCCAAGTGATTCGCTGCTTTCTGCAGAATATAAAAACAGGTCCTTTTTTACTAATTATCGATGAAGTAACCTATGTTCCTCTGTGGGAGCGAGTGATAAAGTCTTTGGCCGATGAGGGTGCGTTTTATCAAGGAACTTGTCTGTTAACCGGTTCAGACACGTTGATGTTGAAAGAAGCTGCCATGAGTTTTCCCGGGAGGCGTGGTCAATCAGATGTGACTGATTTTCATGTTTATCCTTTAAATTTTCGAGAATATGTCAGCTTGATGAAGAATAATGTCTCTCCCAGTGAAAAAGAATTAAATGATTTTTTTCAGCAGTATTTACAGTGTGGAGGTTATTTGCGCGCAATTAATGATGTCGCTGCTCATGGAAAAATTTTATCAGCCACTTTTCAAACCTATGAGCAATGGATACGAGGCGATTTTTTAAAGCAAGGTAAAAATGAATTTTATCTCATGATGTTATTGGATGCATTAATAAGCGTGGGAGTATCTCAAGTTTCTTTTTCTGCGCTCACACAAAAAATCGGCTCTATGAGCAAAGAGACATGTCTTGATTACTATCGTTTGCTAGAGCGTATGGATGTTGTTTTTACGATGCAGGCTTATGATCAAAATAAAAAACAAGGTTTTCCAAAAAAAGCGCGCAAGTTTCATTTTATGGATCCATTTATTCGGCATGCTGTTATGCAGTATTTGTCGCGCGAGGGAAGAATTTTTCCTGCTGTAGAAGAAAGTATGCTGGTAGAGTCGGTGGTGGCGAGTCATTGTCATCGCTTGCAGCACACCTATTATTTTAAAGGCCAGGGGGAGGTGGATATTATTCTTCCTAAAGTTGATGGCTTGTTGGCGATTGAAATAAAATGGGCTAATCAAGTACGATCTTCGGATATGAAAACATTGCGTCAATTTCCGAATCGTTTATTGCTAACGAAACATGATGGTTCTAACGAAATTGATGGAATTCGCGCAATGCCAATTCCAATGTTTTTGTATAATGAAAATGATTATTAA